The nucleotide window TTTCAACGGATTCTATTAACATTAAGGGAAAAATGGATTTAATTAATTATAAGAAAGCAGTTTTCTATAAAAAATCTTTTAAATAAGGGTTTATAAATAAATTTATGAGTTTATAATTAACGAGTTTATAAAGAATATCTTAATTGATGTGCAAACTTGAGTATAAAATTGAGATATCTTAAGTGGATGGTGCAAGTTACTCTGGTATTTTAACATAACTTTGAGATATAAATCATATTATTTTTCAGATTATATTCAATAAGATTGTAATTTCAGTATTTTAGGTGCATTTCTCATGAAATGGAAAAAATTAAGCGTAGATGAAACTTTAAAAACCCTCAACTCAAGTATTAATGGGTTAAATAGTTCTGAAGCTCAAAAAAGGTTATTAGAACATGGTAAAAACGAACTGGTTGAGGAGCAGAAGGCAGGACCAATCACTATCTTCTTTGGGCAGTTCAAAGACATACTCATCCTGATCTTACTCATTGCCGCAGTTGCAGCATATTTCGTTGGAGACACCCTCGATGCAATTGTAATACTCATAGTGGTTATTATAAATGCTGTGGTTGGATTTATCCAGGAATACCGTGCTGAGAAGGCAATGGAAAAGCTCAAAGGGCTCATATCTGCTGAAGCAGTGGTTTTGAGGGATGGTCTGGAGCAGAAGGTACCTGCAGGAGAACTCACCCTGGGAGATATTGTCCTTTTAGAGGAAGGAGATAATGTACCGGCTGATCTTAGGATAATTGAAAGCTATGACCTTCTTATAGATGAATCAGCCATGACTGGAGAATCATTACCAGTTGAAAAACACCCCAACACCATATCTGGTGATGAACACGGTTCAGAAAACATGGCTTTCATGGAAACTGATGTTTCATCTGGCCGGGGTAAGGGTGTTGTGGTAGAAACTGGTATGGACACCGAGATAGGTAAAATCGCGGAGATGATCCAGGGTGAAGAAGAAGAAACACCATTACAGCAAAAAATTGCCAGTCTCGGTAAGACTCTAGGATTACTGGCTGTAGTGGTTTGTTCAATTGTTTTCGCACTTGAGTACTTCCAGGGAACCCCTCTGGTGGAAACATTCATGACCTCGGTTTCCCTGGCAGTGGCTGCTGTTCCTGAAGGACTCCCTGCAATCTTAACCCTTACACTGGCGCTGGGAATGCAGAGAATGGCTAAAAGCAATGCTATAGTCCGCAAATTACTGGCAGTGGAAACCCTGGGCTCATGTAATGTCATATGTACCGATAAAACGGGAACACTAACCCTGAACCAGATGACAGTCCGGGATGCCAGGGTAACTGACCCCGAAATGGTTTACACCATAGCTGCACTATGTAACAATTCCACCCAGTATGATGATGGTAAACTACTGGGAGATCCCACCGATGCATCACTCTTACTTTATGCTGATGAGAATGGTTACAACCGGAAGGAAATGGAGGAAAAAAATCCCAGACTACTGGAAATACCATTAGACAGCACACGAAAAAGGATGACTACAGTCAATCAGATAGGCCCAGACAGGTACATTCTGATAAAAGGAGCCCCAGAGGTTTTACTCCAGAAATGTTCTCAGATTGATGGCGAAGATGGAGTATGCTCCATCAAACCTGAAGACACTGAAAATGCAATGAAAGACCTTCAGGTGATGACTGGAAACGCACTCCGTGTTCTTGGATTTGCCTACCGCAAACTGGGCCCGGAGGAAAATCTGGAGGATAAGGAATCACTGGAAAAAGACCTTATCTTTGTTGGTCTGGTAGGTATGATGGACCCACCAAGGGAAGAAGCTAAACAGGCCATTGCACAGGCTAAAAATGCAGGTATAAGGGTAGTTATGATCACCGGGGACCATAAGGATACTGCAGTAGCCATAGCACGGGAGATAGGTATTGCTGAAGGTGAAATCGTTGCACTCACCGGCAGTGACCTTGACAAGCTTAGTGACCAGGAATTTGAAAACATGGTGGATGATGTCAGTGTATACGCCCGCGTGTTCCCTGAACAGAAGGTTAGAATTGTTGAAACCCTGAAGAAGAAGGGACATGTTGCATCCATGACTGGGGATGGGGTAAATGATGCTCCTGCCCTTAAAAAGGCAGCTATTGGTGTGGCCATGGGAAGTGGTACCGATGTTGCTAAGGAATCTGCGGACATGCTCCTTCAGGATGATAACTTCGCCACCATAGTCAAAGCAGTGGGTGAAGGACGTACCATATTCGACAACATCCGTCGTTTTGTCCGGTTCCAGCTTTCCACCAACATCGGAGCCATACTCACCATAACATCTGCTTCTATAATGGGACTGCCAATTCCCTTTAACCCCATACAGGTTTTATGGATAAACATCATAATGGATGGACCTCCTGCCCAGTCTCTGGGTGTGGAACCACCAGAAAAGGGTGTTATGGAACGTCCACCACTCAAGGAAGAGATCATCCCCCGGAGAAACCTCATTAAAATAGCAGTGGCTGGGGTGGTCATGACAGTTGGTACACTGGCACTGTATTATTATCTGTTATCCAGTGGCACAGACTTAATCAAGGCCATGACCATGGCTTTCACAGTATTTGTAATGTACCAGATATTTAACGTGTTTAATTGCCGGTCTGATGGAGGATTCACCAACAAATTCTTCTTCATAGCAATTGGAGCATCATTCCTGCTTCAGCTAGGAGTAATTTATCTGCCCTTCCTGCAGGGAGTCTTCCGTACCACTGCTCTTGGTGCGTTTGATTGGGTTATAATCCTGCTGGTTGCCTGTACCATATTCATCAGTGACTGGCTGGTTGAAAAGTTCATAAAATGAATTCTTCCCCCACATTTCTAAGTGGGGTTAATCCATTAAACTATGGAATAGAAGTTCAGGATTAAAGTTAAATAAAAAATCAGGTTTAAAGAAATCTAGGTAAAAAGACCGGTTAGAGGTTAAAAAATGAATGTCTTGGTAATGGCAGGAACCAGTGATGCCAGGAAGATCATCTCTGATCTTTCAGAAGAGGAATGGATCAGTGTTCTGGCCACTGCCACCACCCCTCATGGAGTGGAACTTGCACAAAGATCCGGGGCAAATAAAGTTCTGGAAGGATTTTTTGATTCTGAAAAATTGACAAATATTATACAAGATAATGATATTGAACTTTTAATTGATGCCACCCACCCATTTGCAGCAGCAGCCACTCAAAATGCAATAAAAGCTTCAAATACTGTGAATGTACCATATATTCGTTTTGAAAGACCTGAAACTGAACTTCCGGATAGTGATCTCATTCATCAGGTTCATTCCTTTGAGGATGCTGCAGATCTCATAAAGGAAATACTTAATCAAAATGAGCCTTTAAACCATGAATCTTTTAACCAAAATGAGTTCTCAAATGGACGGAATTCTTCAAAAAGTTTTGTAAATGGTAAAGTTTTACATTTGGCAGGTGTGAACACCCTCCATTACATTACTACGATAATTTCCCCTGAATTAATTGTGGCCAGGGTTCTTCCAACGGTTTATTCTGTAAAAAAATCTCTGG belongs to uncultured Methanobacterium sp. and includes:
- a CDS encoding calcium-transporting P-type ATPase, PMR1-type, encoding MKWKKLSVDETLKTLNSSINGLNSSEAQKRLLEHGKNELVEEQKAGPITIFFGQFKDILILILLIAAVAAYFVGDTLDAIVILIVVIINAVVGFIQEYRAEKAMEKLKGLISAEAVVLRDGLEQKVPAGELTLGDIVLLEEGDNVPADLRIIESYDLLIDESAMTGESLPVEKHPNTISGDEHGSENMAFMETDVSSGRGKGVVVETGMDTEIGKIAEMIQGEEEETPLQQKIASLGKTLGLLAVVVCSIVFALEYFQGTPLVETFMTSVSLAVAAVPEGLPAILTLTLALGMQRMAKSNAIVRKLLAVETLGSCNVICTDKTGTLTLNQMTVRDARVTDPEMVYTIAALCNNSTQYDDGKLLGDPTDASLLLYADENGYNRKEMEEKNPRLLEIPLDSTRKRMTTVNQIGPDRYILIKGAPEVLLQKCSQIDGEDGVCSIKPEDTENAMKDLQVMTGNALRVLGFAYRKLGPEENLEDKESLEKDLIFVGLVGMMDPPREEAKQAIAQAKNAGIRVVMITGDHKDTAVAIAREIGIAEGEIVALTGSDLDKLSDQEFENMVDDVSVYARVFPEQKVRIVETLKKKGHVASMTGDGVNDAPALKKAAIGVAMGSGTDVAKESADMLLQDDNFATIVKAVGEGRTIFDNIRRFVRFQLSTNIGAILTITSASIMGLPIPFNPIQVLWINIIMDGPPAQSLGVEPPEKGVMERPPLKEEIIPRRNLIKIAVAGVVMTVGTLALYYYLLSSGTDLIKAMTMAFTVFVMYQIFNVFNCRSDGGFTNKFFFIAIGASFLLQLGVIYLPFLQGVFRTTALGAFDWVIILLVACTIFISDWLVEKFIK
- a CDS encoding precorrin-6A/cobalt-precorrin-6A reductase → MNVLVMAGTSDARKIISDLSEEEWISVLATATTPHGVELAQRSGANKVLEGFFDSEKLTNIIQDNDIELLIDATHPFAAAATQNAIKASNTVNVPYIRFERPETELPDSDLIHQVHSFEDAADLIKEILNQNEPLNHESFNQNEFSNGRNSSKSFVNGKVLHLAGVNTLHYITTIISPELIVARVLPTVYSVKKSLELGIPHDNIIAMEGTFSPRFNGILMDEFQIKVVLTKESGQSGGTISKIQAALHQKVPVVIVMRPEIDELEGNLMFNEVELLVAEVISRSHAESKSEWI